A genomic stretch from Caloenas nicobarica isolate bCalNic1 chromosome 3, bCalNic1.hap1, whole genome shotgun sequence includes:
- the MCHR2 gene encoding melanin-concentrating hormone receptor 2: MSEFQLSCKNSTPVFFNSSWSVWHHYQAIGAAETIILPSLIGVICSTGLVGNILIVFTIIRTQKKTIPDIYICNLAIADLFHIIGMPFLIHQWARGGEWVFGSPLCTIITSLDTSNQFTCSAIMTAMSLDRYVALVQPFHLTHLRTRSKTIRVNLCLWVASLILMFPVWVYSKVIKFKDGLESCAFDLTSPDDVLWYTLYLTITTFFFPLPLIFICCILILCYTWEMYQQNKKAGSYTTSVPRQRVMRLTKMVLALVSVFIVSAAPFHVIQLMNLQVSQPTLTFYVSYYVSICFSYASSSINPFLYILLSGNFQKRLQQCTNVDVRMAGQDVNIIKTTLESSF; the protein is encoded by the exons ATGAGTGAATTCCAGCTGTCCTGTAAGAACAGTACACCAGTCTTCTTTAACAGCTCCTGGAGTGTTTGGCACCACTACCAGGCGATTGGTGCTGCAGAGACAATCATCCTTCCCTCTCTGATTGGGGTTATCTGTTCAACAGGCTTAGTTGGAAATATCCTCATTGTATTCACAATAATAAG aacTCAGAAGAAAACTATCCCAGATATCTACATCTGCAATCTGGCTATAGCAGATTTGTTTCATATCATTGGCATGCCCTTTCTCATTCATCAATGGGCACGTGGAGGTGAGTGGGTTTTTGGCAGCCCCCTTTGCACCATCATTACCTCCCTGGACACAAGCAACCAGTTCACATGCAGCGCCATCATGACTGCAATGAGTTTGGACAG GTACGTCGCTCTTGTCCAGCCATTTCACCTAACCCATCTGAGAACAAGATCAAAGACAATCCGAGTCAATTTATGTTTATGGGTGGCATCGCTTATTCTGATGTTCCCAGTATGGGTCTATTCAAAAGTAATAAAGTTCAAAGATGGTTTGGAAAGTTGCGCTTTTGATCTAACTTCACCCGATGATGTTCTCTG gTATACACTTTATCTTACTATaacaactttcttttttcctttaccactgatatttatttgctgtattttgattttatgttaCACGTGGGAAATGTatcagcaaaacaagaaagcagGAAG ttacaccaccagtgtccccaggcaAAGAGTCATGAGGCTCACTAAGATGGTTCTTGCTCTGGTCAGCGTGTTCATAGTAAGCGCTGCCCCATTCCATGTGATCCAGCTCATGAATCTTCAGGTTTCTCAGCCAACCCTGACCTTCTACGTGAGCTACTATGTCTCCATCTGCTTCAGCTACGCCAGCAGCAGCATTAATCCCTTTCTCTACATCCTGCTTAGTGGGAACTTCCAGAAGCGTCTCCAGCAGTGCACGAATGTGGATGTTAGGATGGCAGGGCAGGATGTCAACATAATCAAAACCACCCTTGAGTCGAGTTTTTGA